A window of Stegostoma tigrinum isolate sSteTig4 chromosome 45, sSteTig4.hap1, whole genome shotgun sequence genomic DNA:
tcttgGTTTTTTGATCAAGTTGAAGATTCTGTGGGCGATTACTGCTTTACAGAAGATTTATTATCCAGTTTTAGCCACGTTTAGTGTCCTGGGTAAGTTACACGTGTGGATGATGTTTCAAAAAGTGGAATACAGTCATGTTTCATCGTAACCGTTGTGCCACTTTTTATTTAGAGATCCTCCCTACGTTTGAGCAAAGGCTAGACATCAAGAGGATTCCGTTCTTCTGTTAGAATTCAGAACTGTCATATCACTTGCGAGGCACAAAAGAGTCTCTCCATCTATCTACCTgtcagttctttgtttctttctttcattttcccccttctttctttctttctgactgtctgtctgtctttctttctttctttctttttcttctttgtctttctttctttctttctttctttctttctttctttctttctttctttctttctttctttcattctttctttctttctttccttccttccgtctttctttcctcctttctttccttctttcctcctttcttttcttctttcttcctcCTTTCTCACTATCTTTCATTTATCCTCTTTGTCTCTCTGCTTCTTTCTAAATTGCCGTTACAATGGCTTCTTCTAATGCAGGGAGGAGaatgggatttaaaaaaaaagtgcgtGAGCAATTAATGAAATTTGTCCATGACCCACCTGAATGTAGCAGAACATCAAAGACTCTGACTGGCTCATTTCTGTTCCAACATTTCTTTCTTGATAGAAAATAGGGCTCCAATTTGAAAAGTTGCTCCTTTTGTATCTCTGGAAAAAGAAACATTGGTTTTGTTTTAAGCATGTTTCACGAATTCATGTCTTTTGGGTGAACATATCACAATTTATCTCTCTTTCAGCTAGTTAATAAAATCTCTTTGAGAATCAGGTACTTGATAATTTAAACTTTATTAGAATCCCTCACATAAGCAGCTATTAACCATGCAACCTAAATTTGCTGGTAGCTGATGAATGTTTAAATCTGCCCAGGATTTCAAACAACACTGTTCTGTCTCCGGAAGTGTCCTTGTGCAGCGTTGAACCAAGATATTCTGCTTTTGACTTGTTCTGCAGTTGGATTCTTGtacaattttctttctttgaagttTCTGATGGGACATTAATGATTATTCAAAAGATTGTATCCTCTCCCACATTAATTGCTGTTTGGAGAGCTCAAGTCTGAATCCTGCCTTTTCATCATGGAATATTAAACAGCAGCTCTGTGATAACATTTCAGTTTAATGCAACGTCATTGGATATCCAATAAGAATGTGCTTCAATATTTCACTGGAAATAAAGctacaacaaacaaaaaaaaacttctgcatTATATCTGAACAATAAATGATCATTTTTGTCTCCTTTCAAGTTAATGTGATTGCAATAGTGGTCCTGGTTCGAGGAAAGTGCGGCCTTTCCAAATGTGTGACTCATTTCCTGGTGGCCATGGCAGGAGCAGATCTGTTGGTCATTATCTTTGATCTGATACTACGACAAATTCCTATTGCATATCGGGAGGACTTCTTTTTTCTGAATTTTGTCTCCTTGTGCAACATCCATGCTGTTATGCTTTATGCTGCCacagactgttctgtctggttcaccgtcatgTTCACCTTTGATCGGTTTGTAGCCATTTGCTGCCAAAAGCTGAGAAGTAAACATTGCACCAAGAAAACAGCGTGTGTGGTTttaggaacagtgactgtgctgagttgtttgaagaacattttctggtgtTTCTTGTATTCAAGTAGTTACTGGCTTTCTAATACCCCATGGTTTTGTAGCGTGATGTATGCTGTAATTACTTCAATTGCCTGGACTATCGTTGAATTGATGCATTACATAATTACGCCATTCATTCCATTTGTTTTGATTCTAGTGTTAAATGCATTGACTGTCAAAAATATTATATTAGCCaacagagcccgcaggagactcctaGGTCAGTCAACTGGGGACAGTCCCAGTGACCCAGAGATGGGGAGTCGGAGGAAATCCATGATTTTGCTTTTTGTTATATCTGGCAATTTCATTACACTATGGATGGTGTTCATTGCTTATTCCGTATTAAAGCGATTTGATTACTTGGGATATCCAGTTCCGCTGCCAACATTTGTGAATGAGATTGGCTTCATGCTCCAGCTCCTGAGTTGCGCCACGAACACCTTTATTTATGCAGTTACCCAGAGGAAATTCAGAGAAGAGTTGAAGAATGGAGTAATGTATCCCTTCATTAAGTTGGTCAAAATAATTTGTTGACACCTCATGCCAATATTCACCGTTAATACGCCACCTCAGTTTAAATTCTTTTATATTATCTGTTTAATGATTTATTAAAATGATTTGAAGTCTGTGTGCCCACCATGGGTAGTGTTGGTGCCCTAACTGATCctgatttttataaatggcttgaaAGTTAATTTAAGAGGGGTGATCATTATGTTTGCAGGTGAAACAATAATTGGTGTGGTGGCAAGTGGTGAGGAGGCTAGTTTTAGATTGCAGCAGTGTGTAGACAGTTATTTGCAAAGGCAGAccatgacaaatggaattcaatcttcATAACTGTGATGAGATGTCCTTgcacaggacaaacaaggcatTGCAATGCATGATGAACTGTTGCATGGGAACAACATATATTCAAGGCGAATGATTCCCAACCTTTTTCATCTCAATGCCCACTTTATTGAGGGAAATAAGACAAtggcacacacactttctttcacAGTACAAGTGCAGAATCAGACTCTGGGTAGAACAGAAGAGCAGACCGTCCTTGGTGTGTATGATCATTAATTCCTTCAGGTTATCAGGCCAGGTGTTTAACGTGTTTGAGAAGGCGTATGATATGCTTACATTTATGAGTCCAGGCTTAGAGTTTAGGATCAGGGAGAGCGATACTGGAACTGCATTAAACACTGCTTCGTTCTTAGCTCATATAtgatgtgcagttctggaatccgcATTATGTGAGGGATGTGGTAGTAGGTGAGCAGGTAGGACAGCACATTGCTGGGCTGTTACCTGAACTTGAGAGTTTCAGTAATGAGGAGGGATTGGACATACTGCggttattttccttagagcagaacATATTAACACGGGACCGCATTGTGATGTATCAAACAATGAGGAGCATAGATGTAACCGATAGAAAACAAAGCATTTcctcttgatggagggatcaataacTGGTGACGTTGATTTACCAGGAGGTTAAACAGAGATGGAAAAACTTTTCATCCAGTGGGTGTTTGCTATCTGAAACACATTGCCTGTAAGCTTCCTGGACACAGAAACTCATATAATATTTTGGAGGTATTTAGATATGCCCTTGTAATGTATGTCATACATGGCTAAGTGCCTGGTTCTCGGGTGTGGGATGAGAACGGTAAAGTGTTTGTTGTGACAGCCATAGGATCAAATGGAGTCAGAAGAAGCATGTGTGGGTTGGGTTAGGCTCTTGTAGACGcaagttttagttttttttttgctctcaGCTGTTGAGTTAGTCCTTCCCCAATTTAAAGCTGCTATATCCGGTTCTCTCTGATGCTACAAATGCCTCgagttctctctctgctgttAGATTTATTCTTTTTATGTTCCTTCTCCTGGACTGCAGAAGGTAGCAAGAGAGGGAATCTGCTTGGCTGAATTTGTCTGTGCCAAGCGAGAGCTTATGAAATGCTGCCACGTTGGAACATTTAATGAGTGAGCATTAATGAATATATGACCTTTTTAGCCATTTCAAGAGACTTAAATTGACGcaaattcttttttttttgtttttattttgactgtGGTATAAGAATGAAATGTGTTTTCCTTTAAGCCTAGTAGTTTGATCAATTGATCCAAATCTGGGAAGGACCACCTTACCCTTGCCCTTAAGAAAATTCAAAGTTGGGGTCTAGGCTCTCTCCTTCATATGTATTGATTGGGTTTAGCAAGGCCCGTAACAAGGATCACTGAAttgctacagcacagaaggaggccattcagacatTGTGTCTCTGCTGGCTCTGAAAAAGAACAATTCACTTCGAACCTCTCCTCATGTCAGCTGAAGATTTGATTCTCTccaaatgcctcaattgaattttCCTCCACCCTTATCCGAGGTAGTGCATCACAATCAAAACAAGTAGCTGCAGCATCGTTCTTCTTTCCCTCCTGGTGTCTCCATTGCCTCTTTCACCAATGATTTCCATTCTGGGTTGATGTGTTggtgatgatatcatcaatgggAGCCGTGTTTCATCAATCTTATCTGTGCCTGGACTCCTACTGATTTCAGAACGTAAAGTAAACCTTCAATGAACCTTCTTCATTCTACTTGAAAAGTGATTTCCATCTCTCAATTCTGTCCACCTGATTGAGGCTCCTTATGCTTTTGCAATAATCATGAACCTGTGCCTTACCCTCTTCAATATCTTCACATCTTTGCTAAAATGTGGCATCAAAAAAGAGACGCTACACTTTGTGCCAGTGAGACAGCGTCTGATACACATTAAACATAACCTCCTTGTTTCTTACATGCCCGAGTAATAAAGCCTAGATTTCCCAATAACATTGTGAAGGATTCTTGGCCTCTCATCTTTCTGAGCTCTGTTTATTGCAGCCCAAGTTGTACCAATCACTCCTGATACTGTCGTCCCGCCATCCCTGATGTTAATCGAGTTTagatttgctgcactccctctttcATCATTAATGACACGATTGCAAATCCCTCAGAGACAGCTTCTCCTGTAACACCTTTAGAATTGCATGTTTTTATTATATTGCCTGTTTGTGATTGTCTGACAAAAATAAGTTTCTTGACACTTCTTAGTGCCTCagtgtttttaaaatttccatgGCCACTGGTCGCCTCTGAATGGGGTATTTTGAGACTTTCCAAATCAGAAAGGACCTGATATAAAGTGTCGAGGCAGCTCGAAGACTGGGAATGATGAAAGATTTACAACCTCATGGGGGCACACTCCCAAATGAATGAATGGCCCACATCCTGTGTTCCCAGTCACAGTGCAACACTGTGGTGTCTGCCAGTTATGAAGTGCCCCactggaaaaacaaaaataaagctgaaTTACTTTGGAGCCTGGACATTGCATGACACCAGAGAAGactgcagggctgggggaggtcGACGTGCATAAAGTGTAAAGGTTTGTCAGCAAGTAATCCTGTGTCACTTCCCCAACATGTCCATTATGATTTAGTTGAGGAGCCTGCTCACTGGGCAGCACTGTTCCTTAGGAGAAGACTCACAATGCTCCTGCGCATCTGGCTCACTGGTCACCCTTAGACTTTACGTGTCCTCAATTCTGCAGAAACAATAACTGACACTCCTCTATGCACTTTACTCTTCTCTAAACACTTCTGCTCTCTATTCCTTCCCACGTCAATTCTTATGCCCAGCCCATTATAAATAGTCCACGTGATGTTAGACACAAGCCAAATGGCACTGAGTGCAAAATGTAAGTACGGACTACTCCAGTTATGCAAGACTTTTGTAAGACCACACATTGAGATTTGCCTGCAGAATTGCACTCTATAACTAGGAGATGATTACTTACAAAGACGTTGCCTGTGCGCCTCTCTCTCACTAGTGCCCTTGtacttcacttttttttattcatttacagttTGAGGACACTGGCAGCGAGGCACAC
This region includes:
- the LOC132207343 gene encoding probable G-protein coupled receptor 139, which produces MSLGFLIKLKILWAITALQKIYYPVLATFSVLVNVIAIVVLVRGKCGLSKCVTHFLVAMAGADLLVIIFDLILRQIPIAYREDFFFLNFVSLCNIHAVMLYAATDCSVWFTVMFTFDRFVAICCQKLRSKHCTKKTACVVLGTVTVLSCLKNIFWCFLYSSSYWLSNTPWFCSVMYAVITSIAWTIVELMHYIITPFIPFVLILVLNALTVKNIILANRARRRLLGQSTGDSPSDPEMGSRRKSMILLFVISGNFITLWMVFIAYSVLKRFDYLGYPVPLPTFVNEIGFMLQLLSCATNTFIYAVTQRKFREELKNGVMYPFIKLVKIIC